A stretch of the Kushneria konosiri genome encodes the following:
- a CDS encoding formate dehydrogenase subunit gamma — protein sequence MNLKKQKTMQRYGPGTRANHWAMAIAFILLALSGLAFFYPPFYFLSNTLGGPVWSRVLHPFIGVVLFVLFVIIAVRQFKHNLLMKNDVKWMRQIKDVLNNDDDKLPPIGKYNPGQKLVYWGLVISIPVMLLTGIIMWRPWFAGFFPIPLIRVASLLHAVAAFVAIATIIVHVYAAIWVKGSIKAMTRGRVTHAWAKHHHPLWYEEEMKDPSQRAGDEHASRREKASHHGAHHDGRTSG from the coding sequence ATGAACCTGAAAAAGCAAAAGACCATGCAACGCTACGGCCCGGGTACCCGGGCCAACCACTGGGCCATGGCGATCGCCTTTATTCTGTTGGCGCTGTCAGGGCTTGCCTTTTTCTATCCACCGTTCTACTTCCTGAGCAACACGCTTGGTGGGCCGGTCTGGTCGCGGGTGCTTCACCCCTTTATCGGTGTGGTGCTGTTCGTGCTGTTTGTCATCATCGCGGTGCGCCAGTTCAAACATAACCTGCTGATGAAAAATGACGTGAAGTGGATGCGTCAGATCAAGGACGTGCTTAACAACGACGATGACAAGCTGCCGCCGATTGGCAAGTACAACCCGGGCCAGAAGCTGGTGTACTGGGGGCTGGTCATCAGTATTCCGGTCATGTTGTTGACGGGCATCATCATGTGGCGTCCCTGGTTTGCCGGGTTTTTCCCCATCCCGCTGATTCGCGTGGCGAGCCTCTTGCACGCTGTGGCAGCGTTCGTTGCGATCGCGACCATCATCGTGCATGTCTATGCGGCCATCTGGGTCAAGGGGTCGATCAAGGCCATGACCCGCGGGCGTGTGACCCATGCCTGGGCGAAACATCATCATCCGCTCTGGTATGAAGAGGAGATGAAGGATCCTTCGCAGCGCGCGGGAGACGAGCACGCTTCCAGGCGTGAGAAAGCATCCCACCACGGAGCACACCATGACGGCCGAACATCAGGCTGA
- a CDS encoding glycerol dehydrogenase — MSAPNEKVFISPGRYVQGANTLSRAGHYVSQLGQQALVIADDFVWKMAGQALSDSLKGSDIRFERAIFEGESSTAEIDRLIKQGETFKADVVIGFGGGKTLDTAKGVADRMQAACAVLPTTASTDAPTSALSVIYSDEGEFESYRFYNKNPDLVLVDTAIIVNAPPRFLASGIADALATWVEARAAIRASATNMAGGQATILGQTIGEKCEEVLFDHALLAYQANQAGIVTPAFEAVVEANTLLSGLGFESGGLAGAHAIHNGFTALHGDIHELTHGEKVAYGTVAQLILDQTPQAELEEYLDLYLALGLPVTLEALKLKDVSDEDLYRVAEAALKEGESIHNLAYTLTPDQVVYAIKAVDVHARAYMEKLGWE, encoded by the coding sequence ATGTCAGCTCCCAACGAGAAAGTCTTTATCAGCCCCGGCCGCTATGTCCAGGGCGCCAACACACTCTCCCGCGCTGGCCACTACGTCTCCCAGCTGGGTCAGCAGGCGCTGGTCATTGCTGACGATTTCGTCTGGAAAATGGCAGGCCAGGCATTGAGTGACAGCCTCAAGGGCAGTGATATTCGCTTTGAGCGTGCCATTTTTGAGGGCGAATCTTCCACCGCCGAGATCGATCGACTGATCAAGCAGGGCGAGACCTTCAAGGCCGATGTGGTCATCGGGTTTGGCGGCGGCAAGACCCTTGATACTGCCAAGGGCGTCGCAGACAGAATGCAGGCGGCCTGCGCCGTACTGCCAACCACCGCCTCGACGGATGCACCAACCAGCGCGCTGTCAGTGATCTACAGCGATGAAGGCGAATTCGAATCCTATCGCTTTTATAACAAGAATCCCGATCTGGTGCTGGTCGATACCGCCATCATCGTCAACGCGCCCCCGCGTTTTCTGGCCTCCGGCATCGCCGATGCGCTGGCCACCTGGGTCGAGGCCCGGGCCGCCATTCGCGCCAGCGCCACCAATATGGCCGGCGGTCAGGCCACCATTCTGGGTCAGACCATCGGCGAAAAATGCGAAGAAGTGCTTTTCGATCACGCCCTGCTGGCCTATCAGGCCAACCAGGCCGGGATCGTCACACCTGCCTTCGAGGCGGTGGTCGAGGCCAATACGCTTCTCAGCGGACTGGGCTTTGAAAGCGGCGGGCTGGCTGGCGCCCATGCCATTCATAACGGCTTTACCGCCCTTCACGGCGACATCCATGAGCTCACGCACGGTGAGAAGGTCGCCTATGGCACCGTCGCACAGCTGATTCTGGACCAGACGCCTCAGGCCGAACTGGAAGAGTATCTGGATCTCTATCTCGCTCTGGGACTGCCGGTCACGCTTGAAGCCCTCAAGCTCAAGGACGTCAGCGACGAAGATCTGTATCGCGTGGCCGAAGCCGCGCTCAAGGAAGGCGAATCAATTCACAATCTGGCCTACACCCTCACACCCGATCAGGTCGTGTACGCCATCAAGGCGGTCGATGTTCATGCGCGCGCCTACATGGAAAAGCTTGGCTGGGAATAA
- the fdxH gene encoding formate dehydrogenase subunit beta, translated as MINSQNIVARSATTLPAPQARDNVVEVAKLIDVSKCIGCKACQVACMEWNDLRDDVGECHGVYDNPMDLTAESWTVMRFSEVETEVVGGNDVSAEKQLSWLIRKDGCMHCAEPGCLEACPAPGAIVQYANGIVDFDSNNCIGCGYCITGCPFNIPRISEKDSKSYKCTLCSDRVNVGLEPACVKACPTNCIEFGSKQDMLARAEKRVNDLKERGYEQAGIYDPAGVGGTHVMYVLHHHDEPGLYHGLPKDPRISPVVGAWKGITKPIMSAILGITAFAGFFHYITKGPKEEPTDEEVFGEGDDHHRDSREEEHRP; from the coding sequence ATGATCAACTCACAAAATATCGTTGCCCGTTCCGCGACGACACTGCCGGCACCTCAGGCACGCGACAACGTGGTGGAGGTGGCCAAGCTGATCGATGTCTCCAAGTGCATCGGTTGCAAGGCCTGCCAGGTTGCCTGCATGGAGTGGAATGACCTGCGTGATGACGTTGGCGAGTGCCATGGGGTGTATGACAACCCCATGGACCTCACCGCCGAGTCATGGACGGTGATGCGCTTTAGCGAAGTGGAAACGGAAGTTGTTGGCGGCAATGACGTCAGCGCCGAAAAGCAGCTGTCGTGGCTGATCCGCAAGGATGGCTGCATGCACTGCGCCGAGCCGGGTTGCCTTGAAGCCTGCCCGGCACCCGGCGCGATCGTGCAGTACGCCAACGGCATCGTGGACTTTGATTCCAACAACTGCATCGGCTGTGGCTATTGTATTACTGGCTGTCCGTTCAATATTCCGCGCATTTCGGAAAAGGACAGCAAGTCTTACAAGTGCACCCTGTGCTCTGATCGCGTCAATGTTGGACTGGAGCCGGCCTGCGTCAAGGCCTGCCCGACCAACTGCATCGAGTTTGGCAGCAAGCAGGACATGCTGGCGCGCGCAGAGAAACGCGTAAACGATCTGAAAGAGCGCGGTTACGAGCAGGCCGGGATTTATGATCCGGCAGGTGTGGGCGGCACGCACGTCATGTATGTGCTGCATCACCATGACGAGCCCGGGCTCTATCACGGTCTGCCGAAAGATCCGCGCATTTCGCCGGTCGTCGGTGCCTGGAAGGGCATCACCAAGCCGATCATGTCCGCCATTCTGGGGATCACGGCATTTGCCGGTTTCTTCCACTACATCACCAAGGGGCCGAAGGAAGAGCCCACGGATGAGGAAGTCTTCGGTGAAGGCGATGACCATCATCGTGACTCACGTGAAGAGGAGCACCGGCCATGA
- a CDS encoding UDP-2,3-diacylglucosamine diphosphatase — protein sequence MARRPNARTLFVSDLHLGTPDAQAQLLLNLMQLVRPERLYLVGDVFDLIAMKRRAISVLDSHQQRLVRHILRLARTGCEVIYIPGNHDSAFRTFCGETFRSIEIRRDAIHVTKDGRRLLVSHGDEFDGHFKAPQWKLVVGEMALHTMRRTNRWTVQARRRMGRPYWSLSAALKRRSSNVKHFAGAFRQSALARVRREEVDGYIGGHIHIPFFGECEGFVYCNDGDWVENCTALVEEFDGRLRLVDWQNKTLVDDPRPPSGHREKTDTEDWLADDEAESASD from the coding sequence ATGGCCCGAAGGCCCAATGCACGTACCCTGTTTGTATCCGATCTTCATCTGGGAACGCCGGATGCTCAGGCGCAACTGTTGCTGAACCTGATGCAGCTGGTGCGCCCCGAGCGACTTTATCTGGTGGGCGATGTCTTTGATCTGATCGCCATGAAGCGTCGGGCCATCTCGGTACTGGACAGCCACCAGCAGCGGCTGGTTCGCCATATTCTGCGGCTGGCCCGCACCGGCTGCGAGGTCATCTATATCCCCGGCAATCACGACTCTGCCTTTCGCACTTTCTGTGGCGAAACCTTTCGCAGCATCGAGATCCGGCGTGACGCCATTCATGTCACAAAGGACGGCCGGCGGCTGCTGGTCAGTCACGGAGATGAATTTGATGGCCACTTCAAGGCGCCGCAGTGGAAGCTGGTGGTCGGGGAGATGGCGCTGCATACCATGCGGCGCACCAATCGCTGGACCGTGCAGGCGCGTCGCCGCATGGGGCGCCCGTACTGGTCGCTGTCAGCGGCACTCAAGCGTCGCTCGAGCAATGTCAAACACTTTGCCGGTGCCTTTCGACAATCGGCGCTGGCACGCGTGCGGCGTGAAGAGGTGGATGGCTACATCGGTGGCCATATCCACATTCCCTTTTTCGGCGAATGCGAAGGTTTCGTGTACTGTAATGATGGCGACTGGGTCGAAAACTGTACGGCTCTGGTGGAAGAGTTTGACGGTCGATTGCGTCTGGTGGACTGGCAAAACAAGACGCTGGTGGATGATCCCAGACCGCCCTCCGGCCATCGCGAAAAAACCGACACAGAAGACTGGCTGGCAGATGATGAGGCGGAATCGGCTTCCGATTAA